The following are encoded together in the Streptomyces flavofungini genome:
- a CDS encoding metal-sensitive transcriptional regulator encodes MTTTEAAAAATTEAPSGEDQAAAAGTAHQTHGYHKQKDEHLKRLRRIEGQIRGLQRMVEEDVYCIDILTQVSAGTKALQSFALQLLEEHLRHCVADAAVKGGDEIDAKVEEATKAIARMLRT; translated from the coding sequence ATGACGACCACAGAGGCGGCCGCCGCGGCCACGACCGAAGCGCCCTCCGGCGAGGACCAGGCGGCAGCGGCGGGCACGGCCCACCAGACACACGGCTACCACAAGCAGAAGGACGAGCACCTCAAGCGCCTGCGCCGCATCGAGGGCCAGATCAGGGGCCTGCAGCGGATGGTCGAGGAGGACGTCTACTGCATCGACATACTCACCCAGGTCTCCGCCGGCACGAAGGCCCTGCAGTCCTTCGCCCTCCAGCTCCTGGAGGAGCACCTGCGCCACTGCGTCGCGGACGCGGCGGTCAAGGGCGGCGACGAGATCGACGCGAAGGTCGAGGAGGCCACGAAGGCCATCGCCCGGATGCTGCGCACCTGA
- a CDS encoding DUF47 domain-containing protein — MRFRLTPRETSFYDMFAASADNIVTGSKLLMELLGADASARAEIAERMRAAEHAGDDATHAIFHQLNSSFITPFDREDIYSLASSLDDIMDAMEEAVDLVVLYQVEELPKGVEQQIEVLARAAELTAEAMPHLRTMDNLTEYWIEVNRLENQADQIHRKLLAHLFNGKYDAIEVLKLKQIVDVLEEAADAFEHVANTVETIAVKES; from the coding sequence GTGCGATTTCGTCTGACCCCCAGGGAGACGAGCTTCTACGACATGTTCGCCGCATCCGCGGACAACATCGTCACCGGCTCCAAGCTCCTGATGGAACTGCTCGGGGCCGACGCCTCCGCCCGAGCCGAGATCGCTGAGCGTATGCGGGCCGCCGAACACGCGGGGGACGACGCGACGCATGCGATCTTCCACCAGCTGAACTCCTCGTTCATCACGCCGTTCGACCGCGAGGACATCTACTCCCTCGCGTCCTCGCTCGACGACATCATGGACGCCATGGAGGAGGCCGTCGACCTGGTCGTGCTCTACCAGGTCGAGGAGCTCCCCAAGGGCGTGGAGCAGCAGATCGAGGTGCTCGCCCGCGCCGCCGAGCTGACGGCCGAGGCGATGCCGCATCTGCGCACCATGGACAACCTCACCGAATACTGGATCGAGGTCAACCGCCTGGAGAACCAGGCCGACCAGATCCACCGCAAGCTGCTCGCCCACCTCTTCAACGGCAAGTACGACGCCATCGAGGTGCTGAAGCTCAAGCAGATCGTCGATGTGCTGGAAGAGGCGGCCGACGCGTTCGAGCACGTCGCCAACACGGTGGAGACCATCGCGGTCAAGGAGTCCTGA
- a CDS encoding inorganic phosphate transporter: MDTFALIVTIGVALGFTYTNGFHDSANAIATSVSTRALTPRAALAMAAVMNLAGAFLGSGIAKTVSEGLIETPHGTKGMWILFAGLVGAIVWNLVTWYFGLPSSSSHALFGGLVGAALAGGIGVIWSGVVEKIVIPMFLSPLVGLAVGYLVMCAIMWMFRKSNPHKAKRGFRIAQTVSAAGMALGHGLQDAQKTMGIVVMALVIADVEDAGDPIPIWVKISCAVMLSLGTYAGGWRIMRTLGRKIIELDPPQGFAAETTGAGIMFTTAFMFHAPISTTHVITSAIMGVGATKRVNAVRWGVAKNIILGWFITMPAAALVAALSFWIVNLAFL; encoded by the coding sequence ATGGACACCTTCGCGTTGATCGTGACCATTGGCGTCGCGCTCGGTTTCACGTACACGAATGGCTTTCACGACTCCGCGAACGCCATCGCCACCTCCGTCTCCACGCGTGCGCTGACGCCACGCGCGGCGCTCGCCATGGCCGCGGTCATGAACCTCGCCGGTGCCTTCCTCGGCAGCGGCATCGCCAAGACGGTCAGCGAAGGGCTGATCGAGACGCCGCACGGCACCAAGGGGATGTGGATCCTCTTTGCCGGTCTGGTCGGCGCCATCGTCTGGAACCTCGTCACCTGGTACTTCGGCCTGCCCTCCTCCTCGTCGCACGCGCTGTTCGGCGGTCTGGTGGGGGCGGCGCTCGCGGGCGGCATCGGGGTGATCTGGTCCGGGGTCGTCGAGAAGATCGTCATCCCGATGTTCCTGTCGCCGCTGGTCGGCCTGGCGGTCGGCTATCTGGTGATGTGCGCGATCATGTGGATGTTCCGCAAGTCCAACCCGCACAAGGCCAAGCGCGGCTTCAGGATCGCGCAGACCGTCTCGGCGGCCGGCATGGCGCTCGGCCACGGCCTCCAGGACGCCCAGAAGACCATGGGCATCGTGGTGATGGCCCTGGTCATCGCCGACGTCGAGGACGCCGGTGACCCGATCCCGATCTGGGTCAAGATCTCCTGTGCGGTGATGCTGTCGCTCGGTACGTACGCCGGTGGCTGGCGCATCATGCGCACCCTCGGCCGCAAGATCATCGAGCTGGACCCGCCGCAGGGCTTCGCCGCGGAGACCACGGGCGCGGGCATCATGTTCACCACCGCGTTCATGTTCCACGCGCCGATCTCCACCACGCACGTCATCACGTCCGCGATCATGGGCGTCGGTGCGACCAAGCGGGTGAACGCGGTGCGCTGGGGCGTCGCCAAGAACATCATCCTGGGCTGGTTCATCACCATGCCCGCGGCGGCCCTGGTCGCTGCCTTGAGCTTCTGGATCGTGAATCTGGCGTTCCTGTAG
- a CDS encoding FG-GAP-like repeat-containing protein: MRSTTYLTAAACAAALLSVTAPAQAAPAAPAKPAAGKDAADFNGDGYPDLAIGAPSAKIDGIKRAGLVSIVYGSAEGLKYDKQQLVSRATPGVPGEPKANPYGWGIQASHGDLDDDGYDDLLISDGPGLLVLWGGKDGISGGTEVPTGEGTTASPAFRQAWQRIGDVNGDGKADIVGAAQVGPQMNANWGLGTLYGPFDRGTGKPASVQFRDTEAKDGVAATSVQVGDMTGDGVDDVVTMGTGTRPSDGRQARVLQGTRDGYVPGGKLNARHGGAFGDLNGDGFQDFVGTPQEYDADNSGAISVTYGGPDGVSKTIPARVYDQDSPGVPGIDEKGDRWGTDVAVGDLDKDGYGDILVGASWESATDPSTAVSGSVTMLRGSKSGVTTKGAKVLTQNSKGIPSTSEKSDHFGEAVTVVDADKNGTPEVYVGGMGEDTFVGRTWQLQTDASGVTGTGAKSFNLGGGYGSAHFGEYFAK; this comes from the coding sequence TTGCGCAGCACCACCTATCTCACGGCCGCGGCCTGCGCCGCGGCCCTGCTGAGCGTCACCGCCCCGGCCCAGGCCGCCCCCGCGGCCCCCGCCAAGCCCGCCGCCGGGAAGGACGCCGCCGACTTCAACGGCGACGGCTACCCGGACCTGGCGATCGGCGCGCCCAGCGCCAAGATCGACGGCATCAAGCGGGCCGGGCTCGTCTCCATCGTCTACGGCTCCGCCGAGGGCCTGAAGTACGACAAGCAGCAGCTGGTCAGCCGTGCCACGCCCGGCGTCCCGGGCGAGCCCAAGGCCAACCCCTACGGCTGGGGCATCCAGGCGAGCCACGGCGACCTCGACGACGACGGCTACGACGACCTGCTGATCAGCGACGGCCCCGGGCTGCTCGTGCTGTGGGGCGGCAAGGACGGCATCTCCGGCGGCACCGAGGTGCCCACCGGCGAGGGCACCACCGCGTCCCCGGCCTTCCGCCAGGCCTGGCAGCGGATCGGCGACGTCAACGGCGACGGCAAGGCCGACATCGTCGGCGCCGCCCAGGTCGGCCCGCAGATGAACGCCAACTGGGGCCTCGGCACGCTCTACGGCCCCTTCGACCGCGGCACCGGCAAGCCGGCCTCCGTCCAGTTCCGGGACACCGAGGCCAAGGACGGGGTGGCCGCGACCAGCGTCCAGGTCGGCGACATGACCGGCGACGGCGTCGACGACGTGGTGACCATGGGCACCGGCACCCGCCCGTCCGACGGCCGCCAGGCCCGCGTCCTGCAGGGCACCCGCGACGGCTACGTCCCCGGCGGCAAGCTGAACGCCCGCCACGGCGGCGCCTTCGGCGACCTCAACGGCGACGGCTTCCAGGACTTCGTCGGCACGCCGCAGGAGTACGACGCCGACAACAGCGGCGCGATCTCCGTCACCTACGGCGGCCCGGACGGCGTGAGCAAGACGATCCCGGCCCGCGTCTACGACCAGGACAGCCCGGGCGTCCCCGGCATCGACGAGAAGGGCGACCGCTGGGGCACCGACGTGGCCGTCGGCGACCTGGACAAGGACGGCTACGGCGACATCCTGGTCGGGGCGTCCTGGGAGTCCGCGACGGATCCGTCCACGGCCGTGTCCGGCTCGGTCACCATGCTGCGCGGCAGCAAGAGCGGCGTCACCACCAAGGGCGCCAAGGTCCTCACGCAGAACTCCAAGGGCATCCCCAGCACCTCGGAGAAGTCGGACCACTTCGGCGAGGCGGTCACCGTCGTCGACGCCGACAAGAACGGCACCCCCGAGGTCTACGTGGGCGGCATGGGCGAGGACACCTTCGTCGGCCGCACCTGGCAGCTCCAGACCGACGCGAGCGGCGTGACCGGCACCGGCGCCAAGAGCTTCAACCTCGGCGGCGGCTACGGCTCCGCCCACTTCGGCGAGTACTTCGCGAAGTAG
- the pstB gene encoding phosphate ABC transporter ATP-binding protein PstB — protein MAKRIDVSGLNAYYGSHKAIEDISMTVEPRSVTAFIGPSGCGKSTFLRTLNRMHEVTPGGRVDGKVLLDGDDLYGSGVDPVNVRRTIGMVFQRPNPFPTMSIYDNVAAGLKLNGSYKKSELNDVVEKSLKGANLWNEVKDRLNKPGSGLSGGQQQRLCIARAIAVEPQVLLMDEPCSALDPISTLAIEDLIGELKERFTIVIVTHNMQQAARVSDRTAFFNLAAVGQPGKLIEIDETERIFSNPSVQATEDYISGRFG, from the coding sequence ATGGCCAAGCGAATCGACGTATCGGGCCTCAACGCCTACTACGGTTCCCACAAGGCGATCGAAGACATCTCCATGACCGTGGAGCCCCGCTCCGTGACGGCCTTCATCGGCCCGTCCGGCTGCGGCAAGTCCACGTTCCTGCGCACCCTGAACCGCATGCACGAGGTCACCCCCGGCGGCCGCGTCGACGGCAAGGTGCTCCTGGACGGCGACGACCTGTACGGCTCCGGCGTGGACCCGGTGAACGTGCGCCGCACCATCGGCATGGTCTTCCAGCGGCCGAACCCCTTCCCGACCATGTCGATCTACGACAACGTCGCGGCGGGCCTGAAGCTCAACGGCTCGTACAAGAAGAGCGAGCTGAACGACGTCGTCGAGAAGTCCCTCAAGGGCGCCAACCTCTGGAACGAGGTCAAGGACCGCCTGAACAAGCCCGGCTCCGGCCTCTCCGGCGGCCAGCAGCAGCGCCTGTGCATCGCCCGCGCCATCGCCGTGGAGCCGCAGGTGCTCCTGATGGACGAGCCCTGCTCGGCGCTCGACCCGATCTCCACCCTCGCCATCGAGGACCTGATCGGCGAGCTGAAGGAGCGCTTCACGATCGTCATCGTGACGCACAACATGCAGCAGGCGGCCCGCGTCTCGGACCGCACGGCCTTCTTCAACCTCGCGGCGGTCGGCCAGCCCGGCAAGCTCATCGAGATCGACGAGACCGAGCGCATCTTCTCCAACCCGTCGGTCCAGGCGACCGAGGACTACATCTCCGGCCGCTTCGGCTAG
- the pstA gene encoding phosphate ABC transporter permease PstA: MSTTTVKPTGTPGGRPPSDLRRARLPRWAPYVIAVGSLAVGSGIGLAADLSSRLQWGLISAILFVGVSYFLSASVEGTRQAKDRLATSLVWVMFLLAVVPLASLIFETVQRGTEVFDGYFLSHSMGVVADDEPGGGIYHALIGTLEQVGLACLIAVPIGLLTAIYLVEYGRGKLAKAVTFFVDVMTGIPSIVAGLFVLSFWILILGFDFSGWAGAMALSILMMPVVVRSTEEMLKLVPNELREASLALGVPKWRTILKVVLPTAIGGITTGVMLAVARIAGETAPVLLLVWTNPFINTDPFNGPQGSLPLFIYQQYASGTSAGYDRAWAAALALIAFIMILNLVARGIARWKAPKTGR, translated from the coding sequence ATGAGCACCACGACCGTCAAGCCCACCGGTACCCCCGGCGGCCGGCCCCCGTCCGACCTGCGCAGGGCCCGCCTGCCTCGCTGGGCGCCCTACGTCATCGCCGTCGGCTCCCTCGCCGTGGGCAGCGGCATCGGCCTCGCGGCCGACCTCAGCTCCCGCCTGCAGTGGGGCCTCATCTCGGCGATCCTGTTCGTCGGCGTCTCGTACTTCCTCTCGGCGAGTGTCGAAGGCACCCGGCAGGCCAAGGACCGCCTGGCCACCTCGCTGGTGTGGGTCATGTTCCTGCTGGCCGTCGTGCCGCTGGCCTCCCTCATCTTCGAGACCGTCCAGCGCGGCACGGAGGTCTTCGACGGGTACTTCCTGAGCCACTCGATGGGCGTCGTCGCCGACGACGAGCCCGGCGGCGGCATCTACCACGCGCTCATCGGCACCCTGGAGCAGGTCGGCCTCGCCTGCCTGATCGCCGTGCCGATCGGCCTGCTCACCGCGATCTACCTCGTCGAGTACGGACGCGGCAAGCTCGCCAAGGCCGTCACCTTCTTCGTCGACGTGATGACGGGCATCCCGTCCATCGTCGCCGGTCTGTTCGTCCTCAGCTTCTGGATCCTGATCCTCGGCTTCGACTTCTCCGGCTGGGCCGGCGCCATGGCGCTGTCGATCCTGATGATGCCGGTGGTCGTGCGCTCCACCGAGGAGATGCTGAAGCTCGTCCCGAACGAGCTCCGCGAGGCATCGCTCGCCCTCGGCGTACCGAAGTGGCGCACCATCCTGAAGGTGGTCCTGCCCACCGCCATCGGCGGCATCACGACCGGCGTCATGCTGGCCGTCGCCCGCATCGCGGGCGAGACCGCGCCCGTGCTGCTCCTGGTCTGGACGAACCCCTTCATCAACACGGACCCGTTCAACGGCCCGCAGGGCTCGCTGCCGCTCTTCATCTACCAGCAGTACGCGTCCGGCACCTCCGCCGGTTACGACCGTGCCTGGGCGGCGGCGCTCGCGCTGATCGCGTTCATCATGATCCTCAACCTCGTGGCCCGCGGCATCGCCCGCTGGAAGGCCCCGAAGACCGGTCGCTGA
- the pstC gene encoding phosphate ABC transporter permease subunit PstC — protein sequence MDIPTDTPPPPSHVEDAEPTTTEQKRAARGATRPGDRIFLALSRGSGITLLLIMAAVAAFLAYRASIALADNEGNFLTTFEWDPAGSLHDGKPYFGIAVLVFGTIVSSIIALVIAVPVAIGIALFISHYAPRRLAAPIAFVIDLLAAVPSIVYGLWGALVVAPNLTGLYSWLDDYFGWTGIFEYHGGAPRSLMTVGILLAIMILPIITNVSREVFLQVPKMHEEAALALGATRWEVIRMSVLPFGRSGIISASMLGLGRALGETIAVATVLSPTFVIQASVLDYGGGTFAQNIASKFSEASEYGRDALIASGLVLFVITLLVNGAARLIIARRKEYSGANA from the coding sequence ATGGACATACCCACCGACACCCCTCCCCCGCCCTCGCACGTCGAGGACGCCGAGCCGACGACCACCGAGCAGAAGCGCGCCGCGCGCGGCGCCACCCGCCCCGGTGACCGGATCTTCCTCGCGCTCTCGCGCGGCTCCGGCATCACGCTGCTGCTGATCATGGCCGCCGTCGCGGCCTTCCTCGCCTACCGCGCCTCCATCGCGCTCGCGGACAACGAGGGCAACTTCCTCACCACCTTCGAGTGGGACCCCGCGGGCTCCCTGCACGACGGCAAGCCCTACTTCGGCATCGCCGTCCTGGTCTTCGGCACCATCGTGAGCTCGATCATCGCGCTCGTGATCGCCGTGCCCGTGGCCATCGGCATCGCGCTGTTCATCTCGCACTACGCGCCGCGCAGGCTCGCCGCCCCCATCGCCTTCGTGATCGACCTGCTCGCCGCGGTGCCCTCGATCGTCTACGGCCTGTGGGGCGCCCTCGTGGTCGCCCCGAACCTCACCGGCCTCTACAGCTGGCTCGACGACTACTTCGGCTGGACCGGCATCTTCGAGTACCACGGCGGCGCCCCGCGCTCCCTGATGACCGTCGGCATCCTGCTCGCGATCATGATCCTGCCGATCATCACCAACGTGAGCCGCGAGGTCTTCCTGCAGGTCCCGAAGATGCACGAGGAGGCCGCCTTGGCCCTCGGCGCCACGCGCTGGGAGGTCATCCGCATGTCGGTGCTCCCCTTCGGCCGCTCCGGCATCATCTCCGCCTCGATGCTGGGCCTCGGCCGCGCGCTCGGCGAGACGATCGCCGTGGCCACCGTGCTCTCCCCGACCTTCGTGATCCAGGCGTCCGTGCTCGACTACGGCGGCGGCACCTTCGCCCAGAACATCGCCAGCAAGTTCAGCGAGGCCAGCGAGTACGGCCGGGACGCCCTGATCGCCTCCGGTCTCGTCCTGTTCGTCATCACTCTCCTTGTCAACGGCGCGGCCCGCCTGATCATCGCGCGCCGCAAGGAGTACTCGGGGGCCAACGCATGA
- the pstS gene encoding phosphate ABC transporter substrate-binding protein PstS, whose translation MKLQRMNRRALTLGALAVSGALALTACGSDDDGSSNGGKKTNANSNIDCEGAKGQLMASGSSAQKGAIDAWVKQYRAACKDVQLQYKPDGSGAGITSFLQGQTAFAGSDSALKPEEIAESKKVCKGSQAIDLPMVGGPIAIAYNVPGVDSLTLDAKTIADIFNDKIKTWDDKAIEKLNPDAKLPGTKIQAFHRSDESGTTDNFTKYLKGAAPSAWPHEPAKVWAAKGGQSASGSSGVAQQVKQTEGAISYMELSYATEGIKTVDLKTGAKEPVKATVDNASKAISEAKVVGKGKDLAMELNYKPTAEGAYPIILVTYEIVCEKNNKKDTLATTKSFLNYIASEDGQSVLKDESYAPMPTEIITKVRETVKGLS comes from the coding sequence GTGAAGCTTCAGCGCATGAACCGGCGGGCCCTCACCCTCGGTGCTCTCGCCGTCTCCGGCGCCCTGGCCCTCACGGCGTGCGGCTCGGACGACGACGGCAGCAGCAACGGCGGCAAGAAGACCAACGCCAACAGCAACATCGACTGCGAGGGCGCCAAGGGCCAGCTCATGGCCTCCGGCTCGTCCGCACAGAAGGGCGCGATCGACGCCTGGGTCAAGCAGTACCGCGCCGCCTGCAAGGACGTGCAGCTGCAGTACAAGCCGGACGGCTCCGGCGCCGGCATCACCTCCTTCCTGCAGGGCCAGACCGCCTTCGCCGGCTCGGACTCGGCCCTGAAGCCGGAGGAGATCGCCGAGTCGAAGAAGGTCTGCAAGGGCAGCCAGGCCATCGACCTGCCGATGGTCGGCGGCCCGATCGCGATCGCCTACAACGTCCCGGGCGTCGACAGCCTCACCCTGGACGCGAAGACCATCGCCGACATCTTCAACGACAAGATCAAGACCTGGGACGACAAGGCGATCGAGAAGCTCAACCCCGACGCCAAGCTCCCCGGCACCAAGATCCAGGCCTTCCACCGCTCCGACGAGTCCGGCACCACGGACAACTTCACCAAGTACCTGAAGGGCGCCGCGCCCTCCGCCTGGCCGCACGAGCCCGCCAAGGTCTGGGCCGCCAAGGGCGGCCAGTCCGCGAGCGGCTCCTCCGGCGTCGCCCAGCAGGTGAAGCAGACCGAGGGCGCCATCTCCTACATGGAGCTGTCGTACGCCACCGAGGGCATCAAGACCGTCGACCTCAAGACGGGCGCCAAGGAGCCGGTCAAGGCCACCGTCGACAACGCCTCCAAGGCCATCTCCGAGGCCAAGGTCGTCGGCAAGGGCAAGGACCTCGCCATGGAGCTGAACTACAAGCCCACGGCCGAGGGCGCGTACCCGATCATCCTGGTCACGTACGAGATCGTCTGCGAGAAGAACAACAAGAAGGACACCCTCGCCACCACGAAGTCCTTCCTGAACTACATCGCGAGCGAGGACGGTCAGTCCGTCCTCAAGGACGAGTCCTACGCCCCGATGCCGACCGAGATCATCACCAAGGTCCGCGAGACCGTCAAGGGCCTGAGCTGA
- a CDS encoding NUDIX hydrolase, translating into MTGPPDLIRAAGCVLWRRAPGPGGLEVCLVHRPKYDDWSHPKGKLKQGESPLAAAVREVGEETGHHCVPGPPLPTAHYRTGGRPKVVHYWAAEATHGHFTPNREVDRIRWLPPAEARARLTQLRDRELLDALLTTLHRVDGA; encoded by the coding sequence GTGACCGGGCCGCCGGACCTGATCCGCGCGGCGGGCTGCGTGCTGTGGCGCCGCGCGCCGGGGCCGGGCGGCCTTGAGGTCTGCCTGGTGCACCGGCCGAAGTACGACGACTGGTCGCACCCCAAGGGCAAGCTGAAGCAGGGCGAGTCCCCGCTGGCGGCCGCCGTGCGCGAGGTGGGGGAGGAAACCGGCCACCACTGCGTCCCCGGCCCGCCCCTGCCCACGGCCCACTACCGCACCGGCGGCCGCCCGAAGGTGGTCCACTACTGGGCGGCCGAGGCCACCCACGGCCACTTCACGCCGAACCGCGAGGTCGACCGGATCCGCTGGCTCCCCCCGGCCGAGGCCCGCGCCCGCCTCACCCAGCTCCGCGACCGCGAGCTCCTGGACGCCCTGCTCACCACGCTGCACCGGGTGGACGGGGCCTGA
- a CDS encoding CHAD domain-containing protein translates to MAQQHHEMTAGETLSVYLQDQATDFLRSLRLHRESSTDAHGAEESLEAARALRRASRRIGATLHTFRPLLDPEWTESLRPELAWLSGTLAREHAYAARLERLLGALHRLSSPPPPLPGPSAPASPPGSSAPPSPSTPPLRGGYPPPATDRWTGSSPGAPLPAAAPDAASTAVGRRSAGRGGHPRPSGAESGGGWAQPPADGADTSRPRQAGLPAQGSAKKPTGPLAVGAAKAAALLERQLTLARTRAHSAALQAFGSSRFHAVADNVAVLASEVPLRAAPDADLKPLAATAEQHLAEAVTALPLIRAGHPYNAEALIHGLATDTAPEAQDAPWLKVRSLLRLHRYAQEVLLGEAPLDPRLLQAGQALDLHREAADAAAAAASAARTPRIAPATAYALGVLHADQRHEVEAARFAFQQAWLREAVTAP, encoded by the coding sequence GTGGCACAGCAACACCATGAGATGACGGCGGGCGAGACGCTGTCGGTCTACCTGCAGGACCAGGCGACCGACTTCCTCCGCTCGCTGCGGCTGCACCGCGAGTCCTCGACGGACGCGCACGGCGCCGAGGAGTCCCTGGAGGCGGCGCGGGCGCTGCGGCGCGCGTCCCGCAGGATCGGCGCCACCCTGCACACCTTCCGGCCGCTCCTCGACCCGGAGTGGACGGAGTCCCTCCGGCCCGAGCTGGCGTGGCTGTCCGGCACGTTGGCCCGCGAGCACGCCTACGCCGCGCGACTGGAGCGGCTCCTGGGCGCCCTCCACCGGCTGTCCTCCCCGCCACCGCCCCTCCCGGGCCCGTCGGCCCCGGCCTCCCCGCCGGGTTCGTCCGCCCCGCCGTCACCCTCGACACCGCCCCTCCGCGGCGGATACCCCCCGCCCGCCACCGACAGGTGGACCGGAAGCAGCCCGGGGGCACCACTGCCCGCGGCCGCACCGGATGCCGCCTCCACCGCTGTGGGCAGGCGTTCCGCAGGGCGAGGGGGGCACCCCCGGCCGAGCGGAGCCGAGAGCGGGGGAGGGTGGGCGCAGCCCCCGGCCGACGGTGCCGACACGTCCAGGCCCCGCCAGGCCGGCCTCCCCGCCCAAGGCTCCGCCAAGAAGCCCACCGGCCCCCTGGCCGTGGGCGCCGCCAAGGCCGCCGCGCTCCTGGAGCGCCAGCTCACCCTGGCCCGCACCCGGGCCCACTCCGCCGCGCTCCAGGCCTTCGGCTCCTCCCGCTTCCACGCCGTGGCGGACAACGTGGCCGTCCTCGCCAGCGAGGTCCCCCTGCGCGCCGCCCCGGACGCCGACCTCAAACCCCTGGCCGCGACGGCCGAACAGCACCTGGCGGAGGCGGTGACGGCGCTCCCCCTGATCAGGGCGGGCCACCCGTACAACGCGGAGGCCCTGATCCACGGTCTCGCGACGGACACCGCCCCGGAGGCCCAGGACGCCCCCTGGCTGAAGGTCCGCTCCCTGCTGCGCCTGCACCGCTACGCCCAGGAGGTCCTCCTCGGCGAGGCCCCCCTCGACCCCCGCCTGCTCCAGGCGGGCCAGGCCCTGGACCTGCACCGGGAGGCCGCGGACGCGGCGGCGGCCGCCGCCTCGGCGGCCCGCACCCCCCGGATCGCCCCGGCCACCGCGTACGCCCTCGGCGTGCTGCACGCCGACCAGCGCCACGAGGTGGAGGCGGCGAGGTTCGCCTTCCAGCAGGCCTGGCTCCGCGAGGCGGTCACGGCGCCGTGA